Proteins encoded by one window of Methanofollis sp.:
- a CDS encoding methanogenesis marker 14 protein yields the protein MCARFLDRFFRPKPYIVESIPPPSISHGAGMVVPEYKTRPYFIVASVEMGNTTTKCILTGTDLDTGMTYVINKTVKMSRDVRPPKPGEDVFGATLDGTELTRESVTELVRDTLIECHREAGLSIKDDLDFVVRSTGVVAAMDSPDQVGEFVIALANGCLAAGVPPRKMTPPMSKENLSKKLQHYSFADKVVFVGAVAGVIPPVGSSGVEMVANEMEGELAMAGIKEGAKGTPIDFRNPCLSIDFGTTLDGRITSDVDPAAENPFAHTIGNFCGLAGAIPDAIVRGTGQVEGRTGTALDMFGDKSVIEGLSRFGRSAATVEDYVEQAHRHIDIRVVPPDRSRFGRVPVSAKVAHDSGVALIGCDVGVNGSETGALNTIGAEIYEKYGKGLLVDVIDHVCARMALRLIDVAVEHTMVPENASIGFTGRAAISGRKPQYILDGITERGLFKDPQNHVVFVDDGLARGAALMGRCMNSLGKPKNPLGGVRGGPCIMGRRIKIGK from the coding sequence ATGTGCGCCCGTTTTCTGGACCGCTTTTTCAGACCAAAGCCGTATATCGTGGAAAGTATCCCGCCACCCTCGATCTCCCACGGCGCCGGGATGGTGGTCCCTGAATACAAGACCAGGCCGTACTTCATCGTCGCATCGGTCGAAATGGGGAACACAACGACGAAATGCATCCTCACCGGCACCGACCTCGACACCGGCATGACCTATGTCATCAACAAGACGGTGAAGATGAGCCGCGACGTCAGGCCGCCAAAACCCGGGGAGGATGTCTTCGGGGCAACCCTCGACGGCACAGAACTCACCCGCGAGTCTGTCACCGAACTGGTGCGTGACACCCTTATCGAGTGCCACAGGGAGGCGGGCCTCTCAATCAAGGACGACCTCGACTTTGTGGTGCGGAGCACCGGTGTCGTCGCCGCCATGGACTCTCCCGACCAGGTGGGCGAGTTCGTGATCGCTCTCGCCAATGGCTGCCTTGCCGCGGGAGTCCCCCCCAGGAAGATGACGCCCCCGATGTCGAAGGAGAACCTCTCGAAAAAACTGCAGCACTACAGTTTTGCCGACAAGGTTGTCTTTGTCGGGGCGGTCGCCGGCGTGATCCCCCCTGTCGGAAGCTCGGGGGTCGAGATGGTCGCCAACGAGATGGAGGGCGAACTCGCGATGGCCGGGATCAAGGAGGGCGCAAAGGGTACACCGATCGATTTCCGCAACCCCTGTCTCTCGATAGACTTCGGGACGACCCTCGATGGAAGGATCACCTCTGACGTCGACCCTGCGGCCGAGAACCCCTTTGCACATACCATCGGAAACTTCTGCGGCCTTGCAGGAGCGATCCCTGACGCTATCGTCAGGGGGACAGGCCAGGTCGAGGGGAGGACCGGCACGGCCCTCGACATGTTCGGTGACAAAAGTGTCATCGAGGGGCTGTCGCGGTTCGGGAGGAGCGCGGCAACCGTCGAGGACTATGTGGAACAGGCACACCGTCACATCGACATCAGGGTCGTCCCGCCCGACCGCAGCCGTTTCGGCCGGGTGCCGGTCAGCGCGAAGGTCGCCCATGACTCGGGAGTCGCCCTGATCGGGTGCGATGTCGGGGTGAACGGGAGCGAAACCGGAGCACTCAATACGATCGGTGCAGAGATCTATGAGAAGTACGGCAAAGGACTGCTCGTCGATGTGATCGACCACGTCTGCGCCAGAATGGCCCTCAGGCTCATCGATGTTGCGGTCGAACACACCATGGTCCCGGAAAACGCCTCCATCGGGTTCACCGGACGGGCGGCGATATCAGGGAGAAAACCGCAGTATATCCTTGACGGGATCACCGAGCGCGGTCTCTTTAAAGACCCGCAAAACCATGTGGTCTTTGTGGACGACGGGCTTGCACGCGGCGCCGCCCTGATGGGGCGGTGCATGAACTCCCTCGGCAAGCCGAAGAACCCCCTGGGCGGCGTGAGGGGCGGTCCGTGCATCATGGGCAGGCGTATCAAGATAGGAAAGTGA
- a CDS encoding helix-turn-helix domain-containing protein codes for MREIREELRALRKEVHDLSEGRNRLQNDGVLAAMQREFGRVAIGAHLESARAGLEKKLERTCPEREKCIETFFHQIMESVGTITDGRATREELARYHHRIRDLKKAAPPSCTPCFEEATRILNKQEEIAGSLGILREQEDEPSIISIPVKETVKKVLEPTASIPRLGILMELAADSRTFSGLSATTGLRGGNLLFHLEKLEGAGLISQRYERGEYELTASGYRVLRGIARISASLPGCGQKGEHTDRKI; via the coding sequence GTGCGTGAGATCAGAGAAGAACTACGGGCGCTCAGGAAAGAGGTGCATGACCTCTCAGAAGGGCGCAACCGCCTCCAGAACGACGGCGTCCTTGCGGCGATGCAGCGAGAATTCGGGCGGGTCGCCATCGGCGCTCATCTGGAGAGCGCACGTGCAGGACTGGAAAAAAAACTGGAAAGGACCTGTCCTGAGCGAGAAAAGTGCATTGAAACCTTTTTTCACCAGATCATGGAGAGTGTCGGGACGATCACCGACGGAAGGGCCACGAGGGAGGAACTGGCCCGCTATCACCACCGTATCAGGGACCTCAAAAAGGCGGCCCCGCCGTCCTGTACTCCATGTTTCGAGGAGGCGACCAGAATACTCAATAAACAGGAGGAGATTGCAGGGTCGCTCGGGATCCTCAGGGAACAGGAGGATGAACCCTCCATCATATCGATCCCGGTGAAAGAGACGGTGAAAAAGGTGCTCGAACCCACGGCAAGCATCCCGCGCCTCGGCATCCTGATGGAACTCGCCGCGGACTCCCGTACCTTCTCGGGCCTCTCCGCGACCACCGGCCTGCGGGGAGGAAACCTTCTCTTCCACCTCGAAAAACTGGAAGGTGCAGGCCTGATCTCCCAGAGGTACGAACGGGGCGAGTACGAACTCACCGCCTCAGGATACCGTGTCCTGAGGGGCATCGCCCGGATCTCCGCATCCCTGCCGGGTTGCGGACAGAAAGGTGAACACACAGACAGAAAGATATAA
- a CDS encoding pyridoxamine 5'-phosphate oxidase family protein, protein MVKLVEEMKEAFSKVRVFPVATASKDGIPNVVPIGFCMLMDDETIWIADNFMKKTLANLKENPHVAIYIWGPDIKGCFQVKGDVTIFTEGEDFQKMREIVLSKMSQAPAKSLIVVKITEVFSCTPGPGAGERIHLVNP, encoded by the coding sequence ATGGTCAAACTGGTAGAAGAAATGAAAGAGGCCTTCTCGAAGGTCAGGGTCTTCCCGGTGGCGACTGCCTCGAAAGACGGCATCCCGAATGTTGTCCCGATCGGTTTCTGCATGCTCATGGACGACGAGACAATCTGGATCGCCGACAACTTCATGAAAAAAACCCTGGCCAACCTGAAGGAGAACCCCCATGTCGCCATCTATATCTGGGGTCCCGACATCAAGGGCTGCTTCCAGGTGAAGGGCGACGTGACGATCTTCACCGAGGGCGAGGACTTCCAGAAGATGCGGGAGATCGTGCTGTCCAAGATGTCTCAGGCGCCTGCAAAGAGCCTGATCGTCGTGAAGATCACCGAAGTCTTCTCCTGTACTCCTGGACCGGGCGCGGGGGAGCGTATCCACCTGGTCAATCCCTGA
- a CDS encoding pyridoxamine 5'-phosphate oxidase family protein gives MVQLTPEMKEAFLKAPVYPLATASKAGEPNVVPMKSVWLVDDETVWIADNYMKKTLANLQENTRAAIFLWGPETKGCLQIKGDIEILTSGPDYEKMRATVKAKSEKYPAKSLIVFKITDVFTCSPGDGAGKKMM, from the coding sequence ATGGTACAACTGACACCAGAGATGAAAGAGGCCTTTTTGAAGGCGCCGGTCTATCCGCTTGCGACCGCTTCGAAGGCCGGCGAACCGAATGTCGTTCCGATGAAGTCGGTCTGGCTTGTCGACGACGAGACGGTCTGGATCGCCGACAACTACATGAAAAAGACGCTGGCAAACCTGCAGGAGAACACAAGGGCGGCGATATTCCTCTGGGGGCCGGAGACGAAGGGCTGCCTTCAGATCAAGGGGGACATCGAGATCCTCACCTCGGGCCCTGACTATGAGAAAATGCGGGCGACGGTGAAGGCGAAGTCCGAGAAGTATCCGGCGAAGTCCCTGATCGTCTTCAAGATCACCGATGTCTTCACCTGCTCCCCGGGAGACGGGGCAGGGAAGAAGATGATGTGA
- a CDS encoding DEAD/DEAH box helicase family protein — MTATISEADFETTIVTTLAGARTRTLDEENPFVDPRATYTIRTSADYDRNLCLIPKDLCAFIYATQGEEWEKLKAQRGADTRHAFLRRLKSEIEKRGTIDVLRKGIKDLGCTFHLAYFKPNSGLNETHKHLYRSNIFSVVRQLHFSTRSEKSLDLAIFVNGIPIFTAELKDPLTGQTVNNAIQQYRKDRDPKEPLFRYGRCLAHFAVDPLRVSMTTQLEGDETRFLPFNRGDPLDRDHPEENPKNPDGYATAYLWEEVWNPKSVLDIIEHFVQEVDKHDKDGKKIGKKIIFPRYHQLDAVRRIITHTHAAGAGQAYLVQHSAGSGKSNTIAWLAYYLTSLYDHEDRRLFDSVIVITDRRVLDQQLQENIRQFEQVKGVVSTISGRKAKNLSEAFSENKDIIVVTVQTFPHAVEEISRRPGNRFAVIIDEAHSSQSGRSARSVKEVLSPASLQDAETEDTEDEDSEDAINTTVEEYIKKTQRLPNVSFFAFTATPKQKTLELFGRKNRYGNFEAFHLYTMQQAIAEGFILDVLENYTTFKVYFELLKRIKDDPQYPKRKATALIRSYVDLHEHAINKKCEIILDHFTHETMHRIGGQAKAMIVTRSRLHAVRYKQTIDRFIRDQGLPFKALVAFSGEVVDPDLNEKFTESGMNGFSERQTAAEFEKQENRILIVANKYQTGFDQPLLHTMYVDKKLSGVAAVQTLSRLDRIHPQKTETMVLDFANGADEIEKAFAPYFQKTLLDEPTDPNKLYDLQYRLDHYSIYTPEQVEAFGNEYFSRKGRQEKLQAIIKEVVGQYIYLEKEDRDDFKKTLRQFVNLYAFLSQIITFQDVPLEKYYQFARYLKKALPKDDDRLPIDVIENINMESYSIRETSNGQIMINADGTLQQPDDRPTQALPEECAPLSEIIEYINENFGTDFTDEDKIAYFADDMEKRLIGNTALQQTFNPDINSRDNIKIAFNNFFDDTLVEMLSTNKEIFKRINDDNAFALLFKNYMFNRIYTQLLSGTG, encoded by the coding sequence ATGACTGCAACCATATCTGAAGCTGACTTCGAGACCACCATCGTCACGACTCTCGCTGGCGCCCGGACCCGCACCCTCGACGAGGAGAACCCCTTCGTCGACCCGCGGGCGACCTACACCATCAGGACAAGCGCAGACTACGACCGCAACCTCTGCCTCATCCCCAAAGACCTCTGCGCCTTCATCTACGCAACGCAGGGAGAAGAGTGGGAGAAACTCAAAGCACAGCGTGGTGCCGACACACGGCATGCGTTTCTCAGACGGTTGAAGTCGGAGATCGAAAAACGCGGCACTATCGACGTCCTCAGAAAGGGAATAAAAGACCTCGGCTGCACCTTTCACCTCGCCTATTTCAAGCCGAACTCCGGCCTCAACGAGACACACAAACACCTTTACCGCTCAAACATCTTCTCGGTCGTCAGACAACTCCACTTTTCCACCAGAAGCGAGAAGTCTCTCGATCTCGCCATCTTCGTCAACGGCATCCCCATCTTCACCGCCGAACTCAAGGACCCCCTCACAGGCCAGACGGTGAACAATGCCATACAACAATACAGAAAAGACCGTGACCCAAAAGAGCCTCTCTTCAGGTACGGCCGCTGCCTCGCCCACTTTGCCGTCGATCCCCTCAGGGTCTCCATGACCACCCAGCTCGAAGGCGATGAAACAAGGTTTCTCCCCTTCAACCGCGGCGACCCCCTGGACCGGGATCACCCAGAGGAGAACCCGAAAAATCCCGACGGCTATGCCACAGCCTACCTCTGGGAAGAAGTCTGGAACCCAAAAAGCGTCCTCGACATCATCGAGCACTTCGTTCAGGAAGTGGATAAACACGACAAAGACGGCAAAAAAATCGGCAAGAAGATTATCTTCCCCCGCTACCACCAGCTCGACGCCGTCCGCCGCATCATCACCCATACACATGCCGCAGGAGCGGGGCAGGCCTACCTCGTCCAGCACAGCGCAGGCAGCGGCAAGAGCAACACCATCGCATGGCTCGCGTACTATCTCACTTCTCTTTATGACCACGAAGACCGCCGTCTCTTCGACTCGGTCATCGTCATCACCGACCGCAGAGTCCTCGACCAGCAGTTGCAGGAGAACATCAGACAGTTCGAGCAGGTGAAGGGCGTCGTCTCCACCATCTCAGGTCGTAAGGCAAAAAATCTCTCCGAAGCTTTCAGCGAAAACAAAGACATCATCGTTGTCACCGTCCAGACATTCCCCCATGCCGTCGAAGAGATCAGCAGACGCCCGGGCAACCGCTTCGCCGTCATAATCGACGAGGCTCACTCCTCCCAGAGCGGCCGGAGCGCCCGGAGTGTCAAGGAAGTCCTCTCGCCTGCCTCACTACAGGATGCCGAGACCGAAGACACAGAAGACGAGGACAGTGAAGACGCCATCAATACCACGGTTGAAGAATATATCAAAAAGACCCAGCGCCTTCCCAATGTCTCGTTCTTCGCCTTCACCGCCACACCAAAACAGAAGACCCTGGAACTCTTCGGGCGGAAAAACAGGTACGGAAACTTTGAGGCCTTTCATCTTTACACCATGCAACAGGCCATCGCCGAAGGCTTCATTCTCGACGTGCTGGAGAACTACACCACCTTCAAGGTCTATTTCGAACTCCTCAAACGGATCAAAGACGATCCGCAGTACCCCAAGCGGAAGGCCACCGCTCTTATCCGGTCCTATGTAGACCTCCACGAGCACGCCATCAACAAAAAGTGCGAGATCATCCTCGACCACTTCACGCATGAGACCATGCATCGGATCGGCGGTCAGGCCAAGGCAATGATCGTCACCAGATCCCGTCTTCATGCCGTACGGTACAAGCAGACCATCGACCGTTTTATCCGTGATCAGGGCCTCCCCTTCAAGGCACTCGTCGCATTCTCCGGTGAAGTCGTCGACCCCGACCTCAATGAAAAGTTTACCGAATCAGGTATGAACGGGTTCTCCGAGCGGCAGACCGCTGCCGAGTTTGAGAAGCAGGAAAATCGTATCCTGATCGTGGCGAACAAATACCAGACAGGCTTCGACCAACCTCTCCTTCATACCATGTACGTCGACAAAAAGCTCTCAGGTGTCGCAGCAGTCCAGACTCTCAGTCGGCTCGACCGCATTCACCCGCAGAAGACGGAGACGATGGTCCTCGACTTCGCAAACGGTGCAGATGAGATCGAGAAGGCGTTCGCCCCCTACTTCCAGAAGACCCTCCTGGACGAGCCGACAGACCCGAATAAACTCTACGATCTCCAGTATCGCCTCGATCATTACTCCATCTACACCCCCGAACAGGTGGAAGCCTTTGGAAACGAGTACTTCTCCAGAAAGGGTCGACAGGAAAAACTCCAGGCTATTATAAAAGAGGTCGTCGGGCAGTATATCTATCTGGAAAAAGAGGACCGTGACGATTTCAAAAAGACTCTCCGGCAGTTCGTCAACCTGTATGCCTTCCTCTCACAGATCATCACCTTCCAGGACGTCCCGCTGGAAAAATATTACCAGTTCGCGAGGTACCTCAAAAAAGCCCTTCCAAAGGACGACGACAGACTCCCGATCGATGTTATTGAAAACATCAACATGGAGTCCTATTCCATCCGTGAAACATCGAACGGGCAGATCATGATCAACGCCGACGGAACACTCCAGCAGCCTGACGACCGCCCCACACAGGCACTACCTGAAGAGTGCGCCCCCCTCTCCGAGATCATCGAATATATCAATGAAAACTTCGGGACTGATTTCACCGATGAGGACAAGATCGCATACTTCGCCGACGATATGGAAAAACGCCTGATCGGAAACACGGCGCTCCAACAGACATTCAATCCAGACATCAACTCCCGGGACAATATCAAAATCGCCTTCAACAACTTTTTCGATGATACCTTGGTTGAGATGCTCTCTACCAACAAGGAGATCTTCAAAAGGATCAACGACGACAATGCATTTGCCCTGCTCTTCAAGAACTACATGTTCAACCGGATCTATACCCAGTTGCTGAGCGGTACAGGTTGA